The segment GATTTCGAACGAGCTTTCCGGGCTTGGCATATCGTCGTCATTCGACTTTGCCCGCCCCGGAATATTCGCAACCACCTCGGCCCGCTGGATCGATTTCGACCGGCAGTAATAAAGGCTTTTGACACCCTTCTTCCATGCCTGAAAATGGATCTGATGCAGATCGCGTTTATGAACGTTCGATGCCAGGAAGATGTTCAATGACTGTGCCTGATCGATCATCGGGGTGCGATCACCGGCCAGTTCGATCAGCCAGCGCTGATCAAGCTCGAACGCGGTCTTGAAGATGTCTTTTTCCAGATCGGACAGAAAATCCAGATGCTGAACCGATCCTTCATGCACAGTGATCGAGGTCCAGACTTCCTCGTTATTCCGGCCTTTTTCCTCAAGTACCTCGGCAAGATACTTGTTGCGCACGTTAAACGAGCCCGAAAGCGTCTTGTGGGTATAGGAGTTTGCCGCCATCGGCTCGATCCCCGGCGAAGCACCACCACAAATGATCGAGATCGAGGCTGTCGGCGCAATTGCCGTCTTGTTCGAAAAACGTGCTTTGATACCGTATTCGGCCGCATCCGGGCAGGAACCACGTTCTTCGGCCAGCTTCTCGGATGCCGCATCGGCATGTTTTTTGACGTGATCGAAAATCTGCTTGTTCCAGACCTTGCTCATTACCCCTTCAAGCGGCACCTTCTGCGCCTGCAGGAAGGAATGGAAGCCCATCACGCCAAGACCAACCGAACGTTCGCGCATCGCGGAATATTTCGCGCGCGCCATCGTATCGGGCGCATGATCGATAAAGTCCTGAAGCACGTTATCAAGGAAACGCAGAATATCTTCGATGAACTGCTCGTCGTCCTTCCAGGTCAGATAATGTTCAAGGTTCAGCGACGACAGGCAGCAAACAGCAGTACGATCCCCGCCCAGATGATCCTTGCCGGTCGGCAACGTGATTTCCGAACACAGGTTCGATGTCTTTACACTCAGCCCGGCCAGCTTGTGGTGTTCCGGCACCGCCCGGTTCACGGTATCGATGAACAGCATATAGGGCTCGCCGGTTTCAACCCGCGACGTCAGCAAACGTATCCACAATGAACGCGCGCTGATCTTGCGGACAACATGCCCGTCTTTCGGCGATGTCAGCGCCCATTCCTCGTCATTTTCAACCGCACGCATGAAGGCATCCGAAATCGCAACGCCCTGATGCAGGTTGGGTGTCTTGCGGTTCGGGTCACCACCGGTCGGACGACGCATTTCGGAAAATTCTTCGATCTCGGGATGGCTGACCGGCATGTAAACCGCAGCCGATCCGCGGCGCAGCGATCCCTGGCTGATCGCCAATGTCAGGCTGTCCATCACGCGAATGAACGGCACGACACCCGATGTCTTGCCGTTCTTTCCGACCTTTTCGCCGATCGAACGCAGATTGCCCCAATACGAACCGATCCCGCCGCCACGCGCGGCAAGCCAGACATTCTCGGTCCAGATATCGACAATCCCGCCAAGGTTGTCGTCCGCCTCGTTCAAAAAACAGGAAATAGGCAAGCCGCGGGTCGTCCCGCCATTCGACAGGATCGGGGTTGCCGGCATGAACCAAAGCTTTGAAATATAGTCATAAAGACGCTGCGCATGCGCTTCGTCATCACCATAGTAACTGGCGACGCGCGCAAACAGATCCTGATAGCTTTCTCCCGGCATCAGATAACGGTCGTTCAAAACCGCCTTGCCAAAATCGGTCAGCAATGCATCGCGCGAACGATCAACAATGACGCGCGCACCTTTTTCGTGCTGCACCACATCCAGCATCTTCATGCTTGTAGTCCCCTTACCTGAACGGTCGCCCGTTGGCGGCGATCCGCTTCCTGTTTGTTATCTTCATCAAACGGCACTTGCCTGATCCTGCCCCGATTGACGGTCTGCCAG is part of the Thalassospira lucentensis genome and harbors:
- a CDS encoding ribonucleoside-diphosphate reductase subunit alpha produces the protein MLDVVQHEKGARVIVDRSRDALLTDFGKAVLNDRYLMPGESYQDLFARVASYYGDDEAHAQRLYDYISKLWFMPATPILSNGGTTRGLPISCFLNEADDNLGGIVDIWTENVWLAARGGGIGSYWGNLRSIGEKVGKNGKTSGVVPFIRVMDSLTLAISQGSLRRGSAAVYMPVSHPEIEEFSEMRRPTGGDPNRKTPNLHQGVAISDAFMRAVENDEEWALTSPKDGHVVRKISARSLWIRLLTSRVETGEPYMLFIDTVNRAVPEHHKLAGLSVKTSNLCSEITLPTGKDHLGGDRTAVCCLSSLNLEHYLTWKDDEQFIEDILRFLDNVLQDFIDHAPDTMARAKYSAMRERSVGLGVMGFHSFLQAQKVPLEGVMSKVWNKQIFDHVKKHADAASEKLAEERGSCPDAAEYGIKARFSNKTAIAPTASISIICGGASPGIEPMAANSYTHKTLSGSFNVRNKYLAEVLEEKGRNNEEVWTSITVHEGSVQHLDFLSDLEKDIFKTAFELDQRWLIELAGDRTPMIDQAQSLNIFLASNVHKRDLHQIHFQAWKKGVKSLYYCRSKSIQRAEVVANIPGRAKSNDDDMPSPESSFEIPALVAAATAQAASEPDYDECLACQ